A genome region from Thermogemmata fonticola includes the following:
- a CDS encoding beta-ketoacyl-[acyl-carrier-protein] synthase family protein, with product MTMLSRRAVVTGFGVLSPIGNAPEALWSALLAGTAGVGRITLFDPSHLPSQIAGEVKDFQPRQMIDKSYRRTLNAMARTVSLGVVGCQWAMADAGLSRGSFDPQRCGIEFASVMGATELDDLGPAAVRSIRPDRSGPDMRAWGEHGIPEVPPLWMLKYLPNMPACHATILYDIQGPSNTQIIGDVAGASALEEALRILRRQAADIMLVGGSEAKVHPLSLSRFNLFAEFSRRNEDPAGAVRPFDRDRDGTALGEGAAVFVLENLEHARQRGASVYAEVMAVASGVDRQYTGQGLARVIRQALALAGITPEEVDHVNAHGLGTRAGDRFEARGIAEVFGTRTPVFAPLSRFGNLGAASALLELACSVLALRHGWLPPTLNHQHPDPECPIHVHVGEPRPVRRPYVVKTTYTDLGQCAAIVIRRPDN from the coding sequence ATGACGATGTTGTCCCGCCGGGCTGTCGTTACTGGCTTCGGCGTGCTCAGTCCGATAGGCAATGCTCCGGAGGCGCTCTGGTCGGCGCTGTTGGCTGGCACAGCCGGCGTAGGCCGGATTACCCTCTTCGATCCGTCCCATCTTCCCTCGCAGATCGCCGGCGAAGTCAAGGATTTTCAGCCGCGGCAAATGATCGACAAGTCCTATCGCCGCACGCTCAATGCTATGGCCCGGACCGTTTCGCTGGGCGTGGTGGGCTGTCAGTGGGCGATGGCGGACGCCGGTTTGTCCCGCGGCAGCTTTGACCCGCAGCGGTGCGGCATCGAGTTCGCCTCGGTCATGGGTGCCACAGAGCTAGACGATCTGGGACCGGCAGCGGTGCGTTCCATTCGCCCGGATCGGAGCGGCCCGGACATGCGGGCCTGGGGAGAGCACGGCATCCCAGAAGTGCCGCCGTTGTGGATGCTCAAGTATCTGCCTAACATGCCGGCCTGCCACGCCACCATCCTTTACGACATTCAAGGGCCGAGCAATACGCAGATCATCGGAGATGTAGCTGGGGCGTCCGCCTTGGAGGAGGCACTGCGCATCCTGCGGCGGCAAGCGGCGGACATCATGCTGGTGGGAGGAAGCGAAGCCAAGGTTCATCCCTTGAGTTTGAGCCGCTTCAATCTCTTCGCTGAATTTTCGCGGCGCAATGAGGACCCCGCAGGGGCGGTCCGGCCTTTTGATCGCGACCGAGATGGCACGGCACTGGGGGAAGGTGCGGCGGTGTTCGTCCTGGAGAATCTGGAGCATGCCCGGCAGCGGGGAGCCAGCGTCTACGCCGAGGTGATGGCAGTGGCCAGCGGCGTGGACCGGCAGTACACGGGGCAAGGACTAGCCCGCGTCATTCGCCAGGCGCTGGCCCTGGCCGGCATCACGCCGGAGGAGGTGGATCACGTCAATGCCCACGGCCTGGGAACGCGTGCCGGCGACCGTTTCGAGGCCCGCGGCATTGCGGAAGTTTTCGGTACGCGGACGCCTGTCTTCGCACCCCTGAGCCGGTTTGGCAACCTTGGTGCGGCTTCCGCCCTGCTGGAACTGGCGTGCAGCGTCCTGGCCCTGCGCCACGGCTGGCTGCCGCCCACCCTCAACCACCAGCATCCGGACCCCGAATGCCCCATCCACGTACACGTCGGCGAACCCCGCCCTGTCCGCCGACCTTACGTGGTCAAAACCACCTACACCGACCTGGGCCAGTGTGCCGCGATTGTCATCCGGCGCCCGGACAACTGA
- a CDS encoding (5-formylfuran-3-yl)methyl phosphate synthase yields MSNPKNTPQLLVSVRHASEVAAALEGGADLIDVKEPSRGALGAAEADVVAAVVDAVAGRVPVSAALGEWSEHALVHAHWHLELPLRYVKWGLSGYPHTPGWGEDLLEARRQLPAHIDMVLVAYADWGRAKAIPPLEVARFARRYRFAAFLLDTCVKDGKCLLDFLKPEAIAGLIEPLQNAGITVALGGGLRPEHVKALRGLRPDYFAVRASACAGSKRTALIDPHRVRKWKETLAAAFSPARS; encoded by the coding sequence ATGAGTAATCCAAAGAATACGCCGCAACTGCTGGTCAGCGTGCGTCATGCCAGTGAGGTGGCCGCTGCTTTGGAAGGCGGGGCCGATCTGATCGATGTCAAGGAGCCGAGCCGCGGTGCTCTGGGGGCAGCCGAGGCCGACGTGGTGGCGGCGGTGGTGGATGCCGTTGCGGGCCGCGTCCCGGTCAGTGCTGCCCTGGGAGAGTGGTCCGAGCACGCTCTGGTGCACGCCCATTGGCACCTGGAATTGCCCCTGCGTTACGTCAAATGGGGGTTATCCGGTTATCCGCACACACCCGGCTGGGGGGAAGACCTCCTGGAAGCCCGCCGCCAACTCCCCGCCCATATCGACATGGTCCTGGTAGCCTACGCCGACTGGGGGCGGGCCAAGGCGATTCCGCCGCTGGAAGTGGCCCGCTTCGCCCGCCGCTACCGCTTCGCCGCGTTCCTCCTGGATACCTGCGTTAAGGACGGCAAATGCCTCCTGGATTTCCTCAAACCGGAAGCGATTGCGGGCTTGATCGAGCCGCTTCAGAACGCCGGGATCACGGTGGCCTTGGGCGGCGGCTTACGCCCGGAACATGTGAAGGCTCTCCGCGGCTTGCGCCCGGATTACTTTGCGGTGCGCGCCTCCGCCTGCGCCGGTAGCAAGCGGACGGCCCTGATCGATCCCCATCGCGTCCGCAAGTGGAAAGAGACGCTGGCGGCGGCCTTTTCCCCGGCCCGCTCCTAA
- a CDS encoding ASCH domain-containing protein, protein MSRSPSRHSSAVSWALSVRQPWAGLLVAGVKTIELRRWAARHRGWTLIHAAQWPAGEALGWRYVAEAAVRYPRLWELCTLRGGIIGMAELVECVRYTQAGQFAADSSRHLQPPEAFHPGLYGFLFRQPRPLPYYACKGQTFFFPVEGFHTHE, encoded by the coding sequence ATGAGCCGCAGTCCATCCCGTCATTCCTCCGCGGTGAGCTGGGCACTGTCCGTGCGTCAGCCGTGGGCCGGCTTGCTAGTCGCGGGAGTCAAAACGATCGAGCTGCGCCGCTGGGCGGCCCGCCATCGCGGCTGGACCCTGATCCATGCTGCCCAGTGGCCCGCGGGTGAGGCTCTCGGCTGGCGCTACGTGGCGGAAGCGGCGGTCCGTTATCCCCGCCTCTGGGAATTGTGCACCTTGCGCGGCGGCATCATCGGCATGGCGGAATTGGTGGAGTGCGTCCGCTATACTCAAGCGGGGCAGTTTGCGGCGGATAGTTCCCGCCACTTGCAGCCGCCGGAGGCTTTCCATCCCGGCCTGTATGGTTTCCTCTTCCGCCAGCCCCGCCCTCTTCCCTATTATGCTTGTAAGGGTCAGACCTTTTTCTTTCCGGTGGAAGGATTCCACACCCATGAGTAA
- a CDS encoding protein kinase domain-containing protein produces MPLRLVSQEELPAPLSGYRLIERLGRGGFGEVWKVEAPGGLYKAAKFVFGDLQGSDEQSRPAEQELKALRRVREIRHPYVLSLERFDTIEGQLIIVMELADRNLWDRFRECRARGLGGIPRGELLRYMEEAAEAIDLMNIHYQIQHLDIKPQNLFLVANHVKVGDFGLAKLLDGMSATVTGGVTPVYAAPETFEGRVTRFCDQYSLAIVYQELLTGTRPFHGTNTRQLLMQHLSGTPDVEPLPEGDREVIRRALRKVPEERWPSCMEMVQALRASGEGRIVVATGADVPDAEQEARTRPTPPPTHAVSSVGAASALATRMAPPGAGGNPPEAVPPGTVQPPASPAGRSASGVPSAASSVGVPSPVASPRAPGSSTAALITPRLVTPSTLTTSQSVTRLRQDGLGSGPPSQLVNAPRSAPPERTGSGVLIPAGIIGLGTNGLRVVEAFQSLLQQRYSDLRQLPHLRWLGIDTDPQAISSTLSSPALPVVPTPSPGTTATPTQSVLMDNPWFLARLQRPAHYLQHPHLPSVEQWLPPGSLARLGRQPAAAQGMRAFGRLALLDHSRPLLLRLRRELDILLSDQPLQQAAAHTGLTLRSNHPHFFLIADLGGGSGSGMFLELAYWLRRELRRLGCQPRLHALLLLPPADPRLLRSPQTSAALGNACAALRELEYCQSGRGVYETHLDNDEGSWRDSEPPFTSLHFLVRPLHSSSPQQQSWLTDAAYLLFLHLFTPLGRYLQELPRPAFPSAHLAGLYRFDWPRRELLDAAAHRLARLLLQRWNAQDSATYEALRPLVAGWLEQQWSHHGLTTEQLVAAFRHDLTLHLGDDPDRYCDALLQSLRTHTPSASKVDAFAVCQVLDQILRLVGKPQVDPQPEADLRFPQPICDSVFAATYERLLRECDAALSVLAVQMLEMPGYRFAGAEEALRQIEQRWDVQIAALEQTHQDLQRQVRQLYQRLLHLIAQLEQGGTLGLGLRRSALVQEILESLRLLSQRQLQCRIVERLLPLLRHQRDAAPEFLRDLALCRQALRQLGEQLDRLSPASTAPAMTGRRLLPYGATDVPTAADRLLQQLLTQQPALFDSWEPRLQQALQRKFRGLGNVCLKVAAKGADFAAWLLEQCRAVIDPHLPRHDPAAAFFECFPPPEMAENALREAVDEAAPDLPAAHSELASTPRAVALLPSGQAGERLRQILTDLRPDLPWHLLTAAEDLCLYREEEIPLTALPHLGPLGQQAYEQLLASDHPPHSRADVPWTQPPNAFVPTA; encoded by the coding sequence ATGCCACTGCGTCTGGTCAGTCAGGAAGAGTTGCCCGCGCCTTTGTCGGGGTACCGGCTGATCGAGCGTTTGGGGCGCGGCGGCTTCGGAGAGGTCTGGAAAGTCGAGGCGCCCGGCGGCCTGTACAAGGCGGCCAAGTTCGTCTTTGGCGATCTCCAGGGGTCGGACGAACAGAGCCGACCGGCGGAGCAGGAACTCAAAGCCTTGCGCCGCGTCCGGGAAATCCGCCATCCCTACGTCCTGTCCTTAGAACGCTTCGACACTATCGAAGGCCAGTTGATCATTGTCATGGAACTGGCCGACCGCAATCTGTGGGACCGATTCCGGGAGTGCCGGGCCCGTGGCCTGGGCGGCATCCCCCGCGGCGAACTCCTCCGCTACATGGAAGAGGCTGCCGAAGCCATTGACCTGATGAATATCCACTACCAGATCCAACATCTGGACATCAAGCCGCAAAACCTCTTCCTGGTGGCCAATCACGTCAAGGTGGGAGACTTCGGCCTGGCCAAGTTGCTCGACGGCATGTCCGCGACGGTCACGGGGGGAGTCACGCCGGTATATGCGGCACCGGAAACTTTCGAGGGGCGCGTCACTCGCTTCTGCGATCAATACAGCCTGGCCATTGTGTATCAAGAGCTGCTGACCGGCACACGGCCCTTCCACGGCACCAACACCCGGCAACTGCTGATGCAGCATCTCTCCGGCACGCCGGATGTCGAACCTTTACCAGAGGGGGACCGCGAGGTGATCCGGCGGGCCTTGCGTAAAGTGCCGGAAGAGCGCTGGCCGAGCTGTATGGAGATGGTGCAAGCCTTGCGGGCTTCGGGGGAAGGGCGGATCGTCGTAGCGACCGGCGCGGACGTGCCGGATGCCGAACAGGAAGCGCGCACCCGCCCCACACCGCCTCCCACTCATGCGGTCAGCAGTGTCGGAGCCGCCTCGGCTCTGGCCACGCGCATGGCTCCTCCTGGGGCCGGAGGAAATCCGCCAGAGGCGGTCCCGCCCGGCACCGTTCAGCCGCCGGCCTCCCCTGCTGGTCGTTCCGCCAGCGGCGTCCCCTCCGCCGCTTCCTCCGTGGGCGTCCCATCGCCTGTGGCTTCTCCGCGAGCACCCGGAAGCAGCACCGCGGCCCTCATTACCCCCCGCTTGGTGACGCCATCCACCCTGACCACGTCCCAGTCCGTTACCCGGCTGCGGCAAGACGGTCTCGGCAGCGGGCCGCCTTCCCAGCTCGTAAATGCCCCCCGCTCCGCCCCTCCGGAACGCACGGGGTCAGGCGTGCTGATCCCGGCGGGCATCATCGGCTTGGGAACCAACGGCCTGCGAGTGGTGGAAGCCTTCCAGAGTTTGCTCCAGCAACGTTACAGTGATCTGCGGCAACTGCCCCACCTGCGCTGGCTGGGCATCGACACGGACCCGCAGGCCATCTCCAGCACGCTCTCTTCCCCCGCGCTGCCCGTGGTCCCCACCCCTTCGCCAGGGACCACGGCCACGCCGACTCAGTCGGTGCTGATGGACAACCCCTGGTTTCTGGCTCGCCTGCAACGGCCGGCTCACTATCTCCAGCATCCGCACTTGCCATCTGTGGAGCAGTGGCTCCCTCCCGGAAGTCTGGCCCGCCTGGGGCGCCAACCCGCTGCCGCCCAAGGAATGCGGGCCTTCGGACGCCTCGCCCTCCTGGACCACTCCCGCCCCTTGCTCCTGCGCTTGCGCCGCGAACTGGACATTCTCCTGTCCGACCAGCCTCTGCAACAGGCAGCCGCCCACACCGGCCTGACGCTCCGTTCCAATCACCCGCATTTTTTCCTGATCGCCGATCTGGGCGGAGGAAGCGGCAGCGGCATGTTCCTGGAGTTGGCTTACTGGCTGCGGCGGGAATTGCGCCGCCTGGGCTGTCAGCCGCGCCTCCATGCCCTGCTTCTGTTACCCCCGGCCGATCCCCGTCTGCTCCGCTCACCGCAGACGTCCGCCGCTCTGGGCAACGCCTGCGCCGCGCTGCGGGAACTGGAGTATTGTCAGTCGGGCCGTGGCGTCTATGAGACGCATCTGGACAATGACGAGGGAAGCTGGCGCGATTCCGAACCGCCCTTTACCTCCCTCCATTTCCTGGTCCGCCCGCTGCACAGTTCCTCACCGCAGCAGCAGTCTTGGCTCACCGATGCTGCTTACCTTCTCTTCCTGCACCTGTTCACCCCTTTGGGCCGTTACCTCCAGGAGCTTCCCCGTCCGGCTTTTCCCTCGGCTCATCTGGCCGGGCTGTACCGCTTCGACTGGCCGCGGCGGGAACTGCTCGATGCGGCGGCTCACCGCCTGGCCCGCCTCTTGCTCCAACGCTGGAATGCCCAAGACTCCGCCACCTACGAAGCCCTCCGCCCCCTCGTCGCCGGCTGGCTGGAGCAACAATGGAGCCACCACGGCCTGACCACCGAGCAACTCGTGGCCGCCTTCCGCCACGACCTGACGCTCCACCTCGGCGACGACCCCGATCGCTATTGCGACGCCCTCCTCCAATCTCTGCGCACGCACACTCCCTCCGCTAGCAAGGTGGACGCTTTCGCCGTGTGTCAGGTGTTGGATCAGATTTTGCGTCTGGTGGGCAAACCGCAAGTGGACCCCCAACCGGAGGCGGACCTTCGTTTTCCCCAGCCGATCTGCGATTCAGTCTTTGCGGCCACCTATGAGCGCCTCCTGCGGGAATGCGACGCCGCTCTGTCCGTCCTGGCGGTTCAGATGCTGGAAATGCCCGGCTATCGCTTCGCTGGCGCGGAAGAAGCATTGCGCCAGATCGAGCAGCGCTGGGATGTACAAATCGCCGCCTTGGAACAAACCCATCAGGACCTGCAACGGCAAGTCCGCCAGCTCTATCAGCGTCTCTTGCATCTGATTGCTCAGTTGGAGCAGGGCGGGACCTTGGGCTTGGGGCTGCGCCGCTCCGCCCTGGTGCAGGAGATCCTGGAAAGCCTGCGGCTGCTCTCTCAGCGGCAATTGCAGTGCCGGATCGTCGAGCGGCTTCTGCCGTTACTGCGGCATCAGCGGGACGCCGCCCCAGAGTTTCTCCGGGACCTGGCTTTGTGCCGTCAAGCTCTCCGCCAGCTCGGCGAACAGTTGGACCGTCTCAGTCCGGCCTCCACCGCTCCTGCCATGACTGGCCGCCGCCTCCTGCCCTACGGTGCGACCGACGTCCCCACCGCCGCCGACCGCTTACTCCAGCAGTTGCTCACCCAGCAGCCGGCCCTTTTCGATTCGTGGGAACCGCGCCTCCAGCAGGCTCTGCAACGGAAGTTCCGCGGTTTGGGCAACGTGTGCTTGAAAGTCGCCGCCAAGGGGGCGGACTTCGCCGCTTGGCTGTTGGAACAATGCCGAGCGGTGATCGATCCTCACCTTCCTCGCCACGATCCCGCCGCCGCCTTCTTCGAGTGCTTCCCCCCGCCGGAAATGGCCGAAAACGCCTTACGCGAGGCCGTGGATGAAGCCGCCCCGGACCTCCCGGCGGCCCACTCCGAACTCGCCAGCACCCCTCGTGCTGTGGCCCTCCTTCCTTCGGGACAAGCAGGCGAACGCCTCCGCCAAATACTGACCGACCTCCGGCCCGACCTGCCTTGGCATCTCCTCACCGCTGCCGAGGACCTCTGCCTGTATCGGGAGGAAGAAATCCCTCTGACTGCTCTGCCCCACCTGGGTCCTCTCGGCCAGCAAGCCTACGAGCAACTCCTGGCTTCGGACCATCCACCCCACAGCCGGGCGGACGTCCCCTGGACGCAGCCTCCGAATGCCTTTGTTCCCACCGCCTGA
- a CDS encoding protein kinase domain-containing protein: MPGCDNSASAQPDSWTAAAATVSCLPGALPRPSEPVPPSMPVIPGYRVIDLIGCGGMGQIFRAWDEVFQREVAIKVLLPNGDRQRFVTEARITAQLSHPSIPPVYALGQLADGPPYLVMKLIRGETLAQILARRSHPLEELGRWLDVFEQVARAIGFAHAHGIVHRDLKPGNIMVGPFGEVQVMDWGVAKVLRDFPASAPADGALPASAPPAPASSSSPVAPTPPSKGSPPANPRGSSSPASPSPLPDGPSPGSAGKPASDSGEGDSRPERPEWDSILQAPVSAEGNSRTLAGQVVGTPAYMAPEQARGEQIDARADVFALGGILAAILTGQEVFRGQSLMTMIVRAATGDTDEIVTRLRQCGADEELVQLACDCLAIDPQQRPPDGLAVAQRLSSYRYTVEQRLRAAEAERAANRVRDAERRRRRRLLGYAASALGIVLLLGITGITLALIEARRAVEAERLAKQRAEDNHLRAEQTAAEARAAQQLAESRRLEAEQAQQLAESRQREAERAQQRAERHAREAQQRQAETQALLDFLERHILAAGRPAGIEGGRGYNLTLRQTLDFALPYLSTTFPDHPFVEARLRDTLGKTYLYLGELPKAEQLLRTAHALYCCTRGPTDPLTLQSLNTLAVALSDMGRNREARAILEPLYLHHRQHLGPDHPTTLQVALNLAVQYVHLEQLLPALELQIDTRRRQLRTLGANHPQTLRNYNNLIATWQKLGQHELALHALEELAARYEQTLGPHHIDTLTAQADRASTLFTLHRTGDAFALSQRVLDTALQHFGPDHPDTFAIRLKVAHAHFLHRQLPQAQAQVEELLPAMNRRLGREHPLTLETRRLLAQIYDQLHRHQEAAALYEENLQITRRHLGSEHPRTLTLIGELVLLYDQLGQSPQAWLLYEEGIVLRSRRLANHPQDLGNRLSLGGMHCNRAHLRRRGGCPADSLDDYHRAIALLTPLLHGTPYRQRAQLFLRNCYWGRAMAWEMLQRYERADADWHTAIQLCEPQERAILQKEQAQWFARRFLRLVPPILGSLR, translated from the coding sequence ATGCCCGGATGTGATAACTCCGCGAGTGCTCAGCCGGATTCCTGGACAGCAGCAGCGGCGACGGTGTCGTGCCTGCCCGGCGCGCTGCCCCGGCCTTCAGAGCCGGTGCCGCCCTCCATGCCCGTGATTCCGGGGTATCGCGTCATCGATTTGATCGGCTGCGGAGGCATGGGACAGATTTTCCGGGCGTGGGACGAGGTATTCCAGCGGGAAGTCGCAATCAAGGTGTTGCTGCCCAATGGCGACCGCCAGCGGTTTGTCACCGAGGCGCGCATCACAGCTCAACTCTCGCACCCGTCCATTCCCCCTGTTTATGCTTTGGGGCAATTGGCGGACGGCCCACCGTATCTGGTTATGAAGCTGATCCGCGGCGAAACGCTGGCGCAAATCCTGGCCCGGCGCTCCCACCCTCTGGAAGAGTTGGGACGCTGGCTGGATGTCTTTGAGCAGGTGGCGCGGGCAATCGGCTTTGCACATGCCCACGGCATCGTTCACCGCGATCTTAAGCCGGGCAATATCATGGTCGGCCCGTTTGGCGAAGTGCAAGTCATGGACTGGGGGGTGGCCAAGGTTTTGCGGGACTTCCCGGCTTCGGCTCCCGCGGATGGTGCCTTGCCCGCCTCGGCTCCGCCCGCCCCTGCTTCTTCCAGTTCCCCGGTCGCTCCCACTCCCCCAAGCAAGGGCAGTCCCCCTGCCAATCCCCGGGGCAGCTCCTCCCCAGCCTCGCCCTCGCCTCTGCCCGACGGACCCTCCCCTGGGTCTGCGGGAAAGCCGGCCTCAGATTCGGGCGAGGGAGACAGCAGGCCGGAACGCCCAGAGTGGGACTCCATTCTTCAGGCTCCCGTGTCGGCGGAAGGGAATAGCCGCACGCTCGCGGGACAGGTGGTCGGCACGCCGGCTTACATGGCGCCGGAACAAGCACGGGGGGAACAGATCGATGCCCGTGCGGACGTCTTCGCTCTCGGCGGCATCCTGGCGGCAATCCTGACGGGCCAGGAGGTTTTCCGCGGCCAAAGCCTGATGACGATGATTGTCCGGGCGGCCACAGGGGATACGGACGAAATTGTGACACGTCTGCGTCAATGCGGGGCGGATGAGGAGCTGGTGCAACTGGCCTGCGACTGCCTGGCGATTGACCCGCAGCAGCGCCCGCCCGATGGTCTAGCCGTGGCCCAGCGCCTCAGCTCGTATCGCTATACAGTCGAGCAGCGGCTGCGCGCTGCGGAAGCGGAACGGGCAGCCAATCGCGTTCGGGATGCCGAGCGCCGCCGACGCCGTCGCTTGCTCGGTTATGCCGCCAGCGCTCTGGGAATCGTTTTACTTCTCGGGATCACGGGGATCACGCTGGCCCTGATCGAGGCTCGCCGCGCCGTGGAAGCGGAGCGCCTGGCCAAGCAGCGCGCTGAAGACAACCACCTGCGGGCGGAGCAGACCGCCGCCGAGGCCCGCGCGGCCCAGCAACTGGCCGAATCCCGCCGGCTCGAAGCCGAACAGGCCCAGCAACTGGCCGAATCCCGCCAACGCGAAGCGGAACGCGCTCAGCAGCGTGCCGAACGACACGCTCGCGAAGCCCAACAACGGCAGGCCGAAACCCAGGCCCTGCTTGACTTCCTCGAACGGCACATTCTGGCCGCAGGACGGCCCGCAGGCATCGAAGGCGGGCGGGGCTATAACCTCACACTCCGCCAGACCCTGGACTTCGCCCTCCCTTACCTCTCCACCACCTTCCCGGACCATCCCTTCGTCGAAGCCCGCCTGCGTGACACCCTCGGCAAAACGTATCTCTACCTGGGCGAGCTGCCCAAAGCCGAACAACTCCTCCGCACCGCTCATGCCCTCTACTGCTGCACCCGCGGGCCGACTGACCCGCTCACCCTGCAATCCCTCAATACCCTCGCCGTGGCCCTCTCGGACATGGGCCGCAATCGCGAAGCCCGGGCGATCCTCGAACCTCTTTATCTCCACCACCGGCAGCATCTCGGACCGGATCATCCCACGACCTTGCAAGTGGCCCTCAACCTCGCCGTGCAGTACGTCCATCTCGAACAACTTCTGCCAGCGCTGGAGTTACAAATCGACACCCGCCGCCGCCAACTCCGCACCCTGGGAGCCAACCATCCCCAGACTCTCCGCAACTACAACAACCTCATCGCCACCTGGCAGAAACTTGGGCAGCACGAGCTAGCCCTGCACGCTCTCGAAGAGCTGGCCGCCCGCTATGAGCAGACCCTCGGCCCCCATCACATCGACACCCTCACCGCTCAGGCGGACCGGGCCAGCACACTCTTCACCTTGCACCGCACAGGGGATGCCTTCGCCCTCTCTCAGCGTGTCCTCGACACCGCCCTCCAGCACTTCGGCCCGGACCACCCGGACACCTTCGCCATCCGCCTCAAAGTCGCTCACGCTCACTTCCTGCACCGGCAATTGCCCCAAGCCCAAGCTCAGGTCGAGGAACTGCTGCCCGCAATGAACCGCCGCCTGGGCCGGGAACACCCCCTGACTCTCGAAACCCGCCGCTTACTGGCTCAAATTTACGACCAACTCCATCGCCACCAGGAAGCGGCGGCTCTCTACGAGGAAAACCTCCAGATCACCCGCCGCCATCTTGGTTCTGAACATCCCCGCACCCTCACCCTGATCGGAGAACTCGTTCTGCTCTACGATCAACTCGGCCAATCGCCCCAGGCCTGGCTGCTCTACGAAGAAGGTATTGTTCTCCGTTCCCGCCGCCTGGCCAATCACCCCCAGGACCTGGGCAACCGCCTCTCGCTTGGCGGGATGCATTGCAATCGTGCTCACCTCCGCCGCCGAGGGGGATGCCCCGCGGACAGCCTCGATGACTACCACCGTGCCATCGCTTTGCTCACCCCCCTGCTCCACGGCACCCCTTATCGCCAGCGTGCCCAACTGTTCCTGCGCAATTGCTACTGGGGACGAGCTATGGCTTGGGAAATGCTGCAACGCTACGAGCGGGCCGATGCCGATTGGCACACCGCCATCCAACTGTGCGAACCGCAGGAGCGGGCCATCCTCCAGAAAGAACAAGCCCAGTGGTTCGCCCGCCGCTTCCTCCGCCTCGTCCCCCCAATCCTGGGTTCGCTCCGTTGA
- a CDS encoding YifB family Mg chelatase-like AAA ATPase codes for MPSDRSPQDKKRQREEEFGHLLRQEHSLNAGFLHGLKGQIVEIQARAVEVLPTPRSWPNAVVITGMERGDAQQALLRINAALTKYGMSKSPVIIQVHCTPAMMSKYGSWLDLPLAIILLQCAGYLPDLPPTVEGDYVLVGELGLHGEVRRVPGILAIAEATRPEQTLIVPTGNERECALIAASPGRQHGRIAAVSMLDEVIEFFQGKRTFDNVLNQLISLEPFGRKPIDFGRIKGQEQAKEAALLCAAGGHNLLFIGPPGEGKSLLANAIAGILPRLTVEEQIELTRIYSAAGQLERDGQIVTQRPFRAVHHTISKQALVGGGTLKLQPGEVTLAHLGILFLDELPEFRRDTLEALRQPLESGQITISRTHAAFTFPCRFTLVAAMNPCPCGYAGTERCTCSPTAVAKYQKRLSGPLLDRIDLVVELQPLTLEERFSETTDGQTELLRQKVEAARARQTARFQGTAIGCNAAIPAGRILDYCRFSPAGLEHYKQRVAQANISTRLTDRLARVARTIADLDNSDSIEPPHVDRAATFVLDQRLNFAPAAETESPA; via the coding sequence ATGCCATCGGACCGTTCTCCCCAGGACAAAAAACGCCAGCGGGAAGAGGAATTCGGACACTTATTACGCCAGGAGCATTCACTCAACGCTGGCTTTTTGCACGGCTTGAAAGGGCAGATTGTGGAGATTCAGGCGCGGGCAGTGGAGGTGCTGCCTACTCCGCGGTCCTGGCCGAACGCCGTGGTCATCACTGGCATGGAGCGGGGGGATGCCCAGCAAGCCCTGTTACGGATCAACGCAGCTTTGACCAAGTACGGCATGAGCAAGTCCCCCGTGATTATTCAGGTTCACTGCACGCCGGCGATGATGTCCAAGTACGGTTCGTGGCTGGACCTCCCCCTGGCCATCATCCTGTTACAATGTGCCGGTTACTTGCCGGACCTGCCCCCCACGGTGGAGGGGGATTACGTGCTGGTGGGCGAGCTGGGTTTGCACGGGGAAGTGCGGCGGGTGCCGGGGATTTTGGCCATCGCGGAAGCGACCCGGCCTGAACAGACGCTGATTGTGCCGACGGGCAACGAACGGGAATGCGCACTCATCGCCGCTTCCCCGGGCCGGCAGCACGGCCGCATCGCCGCCGTCAGCATGCTGGATGAAGTCATCGAGTTTTTCCAGGGGAAACGCACCTTCGACAACGTTCTCAATCAGTTGATTTCTCTGGAGCCGTTCGGGAGAAAGCCGATCGATTTCGGGCGGATCAAGGGGCAGGAGCAGGCCAAGGAAGCCGCTCTGCTTTGTGCCGCCGGGGGCCATAACCTCTTGTTCATTGGGCCGCCAGGGGAGGGCAAATCCCTGTTGGCCAACGCCATTGCCGGCATCCTGCCCCGGCTCACCGTCGAGGAACAGATCGAACTGACCCGCATCTATTCCGCCGCCGGGCAACTCGAACGCGACGGCCAAATTGTCACCCAGCGTCCCTTCCGGGCGGTGCATCACACCATCAGCAAGCAGGCCCTTGTCGGGGGCGGCACTTTGAAGCTGCAACCGGGGGAAGTCACTCTCGCCCATCTCGGCATCCTCTTCCTTGATGAGCTGCCCGAGTTCCGCCGGGATACTCTGGAAGCCTTGCGCCAGCCGCTGGAAAGCGGGCAGATCACCATCAGCCGCACCCACGCCGCCTTCACCTTCCCCTGCCGCTTCACCCTGGTGGCAGCCATGAATCCCTGCCCCTGCGGCTACGCGGGCACGGAGCGCTGCACCTGTTCCCCCACGGCTGTGGCCAAATATCAGAAGCGCCTCAGCGGACCGCTGCTCGACCGCATCGATCTGGTGGTGGAATTGCAGCCGCTGACCCTGGAGGAGCGCTTCTCCGAAACGACGGACGGTCAAACGGAACTCCTGCGGCAAAAGGTGGAAGCTGCCCGCGCCCGCCAGACGGCCCGCTTCCAAGGCACCGCCATCGGCTGCAACGCCGCCATCCCCGCCGGTCGCATCCTGGACTACTGCCGCTTCTCCCCCGCAGGATTGGAACACTACAAGCAAAGGGTAGCCCAGGCCAACATTTCCACCCGCTTGACCGACCGTCTGGCCCGCGTCGCCCGCACCATCGCCGATCTGGACAACTCGGACTCCATCGAGCCGCCCCACGTGGATCGGGCCGCGACCTTCGTGCTCGACCAGCGCCTCAATTTTGCCCCTGCTGCCGAAACAGAATCCCCGGCGTGA